Proteins encoded together in one Trichocoleus sp. FACHB-46 window:
- a CDS encoding Uma2 family endonuclease yields LVGSRLNLPNAVAPTIVKREIQAIAMVQALPSLLSFEEFLDWCPEPGRYELIDGVVIELNPTGTHEKLAGFVAAELNFEIRQQRLPCFIPRTCTVKPFTDRAGYLPDVVVLDEQAVKDDPLWEKRSTITIGKAARLVVEVASTNWRDDYGRKLTDYEEMGIPEYWIIDYLALGASRYIGSPKQPTISVCCLIDGEYQVTRFTGSDRIVSQAFPELHLTASQVIDEAS; encoded by the coding sequence CTGGTTGGATCTAGGCTTAATTTACCCAACGCCGTTGCACCAACTATAGTGAAGAGAGAAATTCAGGCGATCGCTATGGTTCAAGCCTTACCCAGCCTACTAAGCTTTGAAGAATTTCTGGATTGGTGCCCAGAACCAGGACGCTATGAGCTGATTGATGGAGTTGTAATCGAGTTGAACCCCACGGGTACTCATGAAAAGCTTGCTGGCTTCGTTGCAGCTGAATTAAATTTCGAGATCAGGCAGCAGCGTCTACCTTGCTTTATTCCTCGAACTTGCACAGTAAAGCCATTCACCGATAGAGCAGGATATCTACCAGATGTAGTGGTACTGGATGAGCAGGCTGTCAAAGACGATCCTCTATGGGAAAAGCGCTCGACCATTACCATTGGCAAGGCAGCTCGGTTGGTGGTGGAGGTAGCCAGTACCAATTGGCGGGATGACTATGGACGGAAGCTCACAGACTACGAAGAGATGGGCATCCCTGAATATTGGATTATCGATTACTTAGCATTGGGAGCATCTCGCTACATTGGCTCGCCGAAGCAACCCACAATTTCAGTCTGCTGCTTGATCGATGGAGAATATCAAGTGACTCGCTTTACGGGAAGCGAT